The genomic region GAGTCAGATAATCGCCTATACTGAGTTTTAGATACGCCGTTTGTAACCGCGTATAAATCGTAGTCAGGAAATAGCGAATCTAGTAAGTTCGTGCTATCCTCAATTAAAAAATGACTTTTTTCAAGATAGGAGCGAAATTTTATATCCATTTCATTTCCATTGACTTCGAGTTGATGCCTTTGGAAAAATGTTTCAAACCGCTCTTTAAGTAAAACGTCTTTTTTAATTAACCCTTTTTCAAAACGATTCCAGAAACTTTGGTTGATTTGCGAGTAAGTTTGAATGTTTTCTTCAGTTGGTGTCACAGCCAGTTCTTTCATTAATGACGAAATAGCATATTTTTCAGCAGCTTTAAAATCAAAAAGGGTGTCGTCTAAATCAAACAATAAGGTTTTATAAGGCATAAGGATCTCCTTAAAGGGTTTATGTTCGTTGTTACTTTTTAATTATACTTTATCAAACAACTCTCTTTCAATTTATAGAGATTTCTTTTAAGATAAGAGAGATATTTATGAGGAGGAATAATAAAAATGGCTAGAGTAGAAAGTTTTGAATTAGATCATAACGCTGTTCAAGCACCTTATGTGCGGATAGCTGGAACAGAAAAAAATCAAGAGTCGATTATTCAAAAAATTGACCTACGTTTCTTACAACCCAATCAAGGGGCCTTACCAACCGCTGCAGTTCATACACTGGAACATTTATTGGCAATTAATATGCGTGACCATTTACCAGGTATTATTGACATTTCACCAATGGGGTGCCGAACAGGCTTTTATTGCATTAAGTGGGGCGAATCTACACCAGAAGAGATTGCCCAAGCTTTAGAAAAAACTTTAAAACAAGTAATGGAAACTGAAGTAGTACCAGCGATAACTGCCAAGGAATGTGGCAACTACCGCGATCACAGTTTATTTTCTGCTAAAGAATACGTACGTGAAGTCCTTGAAAAAGGAATTAGTCGGGACCCATTTGAACGAGTTGGTATTTAAATGATAATTATTAAAGCTGCAAAATCCTTACTTAGGGGTTTGCAGCTTTAATAGTTTTTCATAGCAATAAAGACCAACTGATGCACCTAGGGTATCAAGCAGGACGTCCCAAAAGCTAGGCCCACGATTAGGAACAAAAGATTGGTGGATTTCATCACTGGATGCATATAAAAAACTAATTAATAAGGCCAAGAAAATACGTTTTTTGTAAGGAATATGCGAGGTATAAAGCGCGCGTGTCGTTAAGAAACCTAAAATCAAATAAACAATAAAGTGGGCGGCTTTACGAATAAAAAGGTGCAAAGCATCCAGGTTGAGGGGCCAATTAGGTAAGGTTCTGGTCCAAATATCTTCGATAAAACCAACGACAGAACCACTTAAAGCTCCTGATGTGCTTCCAACTTGTGATGAAAAAGAAAAAATAAGCATCATCCAAATAACCACCATCGCCCAGCTAATCCATATATTTCTTTGTTTCATTGTCTTCAATCCTTTTTTTAGAATAAAACTAGTATATCATGATACAATAATTAAAACCGTTGATTGAAAGGAAGTTAATCATGTTAGATAGACAAGCTCAAAATATTGAAGAAGCTCAAAGTTTTGTTGAAACAGAACACTTTGCTTTTATTTATGTATCCCGTGTTGATTGTGGTGTTTGCCACGCGGTTTTACCGCAAGTAAAAAACCTATTAGAAGACTATCCACAAGTCAAATTGTTGGAGGTAGACGCGGATAAAGTTCCCAGTGTAGCAGGCGCTTTTAGTGTCCTCACAGTCCCAGCTCTCTTAATGTTTGTAGATGGAAAAGAAATGCTTCGGAAAGCCCGCTTTGTCGTGATGTCAGAACTCGAACGCGAAGTAGCTCAAATTGTGGAGAATTACTAAATGATGACAAATAAATACTTACTTGCCAAAACTTTTAAGAAAAAAGGCAGTGTTGTTATCTCTCTAGAAAACCTCGCTGATTTTCTAACTTATATTCCCGAATTGGAAGCTGAATTCAAACGAAATGCTGAATTTTTAATTACTAGTAACCAAGCCAAACTTCCTTTAGATGAGGCCTGGCCTGAATATGCACCTATTCAAGTAGAAACAACGAAAATTGCTTTCAAAGCAGCTGTTAAAGAGAAAACACAACGAAATAAGAAGTGAAAAAAAGGCTGGGACTTTGGTCCTGGCCTTTTTTCATCATTAACTTTGGTAAAAAGAGCGTTTATGATTAAATAATAGGAAATATCATCATTAGCAGATTAAAATGCTTTTCTAATGATGAAATAAGTGGAAAAATCATCATCAGCCCGCGTTTTTATCTTTCTAGTGATGAAAATTACCTTCATTCAAATGATCAATCTCGTTCCAACTGTCAATTTCAAAATGATTCCCAATCCGTTTCATTCTGGTGACACTTGTATTGGCCATAGGTGTTTTAGAGCGTAAATCATTAACCTGGTAGCCTGCCAAAGTTAGAATGCTACTGGTTAAAGTTATACTATGAGCAACAAATAAAAGAGAATCAGTTGGGTGAGAATCAACATGACTAAGAATTGTTTGAGTACCGCGATCAATGAGTTGCGAATAAGTTTCCCCACCAAATGCGGAAGGATCATAAAGGTCGGGTCGGTTTCTTAAATTATAGAAAGCTTGTGGGTATTCTTTTTTCAAATCGGGAATGTATTTCCCTTCCCAGTCACCAAAGAGAAATTCTTTTAAGCGGGCATCTTTTTCTAAAGGAACTTTGGAATCAAATTGCTCAAGAATAAGTTTGGCTGTATCTAAAGCGCGGGCTTGAGGACTGGTAATAATGCGTGAAATCCCCATTTGATTTAGATAAACACCGGTTTTTTTGGCATCTTGTTTACTGGATTCCAATAGGGGAGAGTCAACCTGGCCACCTTGTACATAGTCGGCTTTGTTAAATTCAGTTTGTCTATGTCGTACAAAATATAAAAACTGCATGCGGATCTCCTTTCCAAGAATATAGTTATTATACTGATGATAGCAAAGGATTCGGGAGGTTACAAAATAAGTGACTTACCGAAACTTGTCAAACAATAGTATTTTTACTATAATGAAACCATATTAAAACCCAATACAAAGACATCTCGGCTATGTAAGTTGGTGAGAATCCAACGCGGTCCCGCCACTGTAAGAACATCTTTGATGTTTAAGTCAGAGCTTTATTCGAGAATGCTTATACGCGCGCATACTATTTCAAGGTAAAATAGTATTGTTTAGTCTATGTGTAAACGGGTATAGGCTTTTTTATCCGCCTATGAAAAAAAGGAGTGTATAGAATGAAAAAATGGTTATTTCTAATGAGTGCGAGTGCAACATTGGTGGCTTGTGGTACAGAAGCAACTGAAACTGCGGAATCTATTAATCAAGCAAATGACTTGATTGAGGTTACGATTAATGTAGCAGTTGATGGCGAAACTATTGAAGATGGCTCTATTACTTCTAATGTTGAAGAAGATGCGGTCTTGTTTGATGTAATGGAAGCAAGTTTTGATGTTGAGGATGAAGATGGATTTATCACAGCAATAAATGGATACGAGCAAGACGAGGATGCTAATAAATACTGGTTGTTTGATTTAAATGGTGAAATGGCCCCAGTAGGTGCTCAAGATTTAGAGCTATCTGATGGGGATGTTGTCGACTTTAACTTAGAAGAACTTGAGTAATTTTGGTGCGTAAAAGGTTTGATGCAAAGCATATTGCTCTGCTCGCAATTTTAACGGCATTGGCTTACGTAGGAAGAATTGTTTTTCAATTTTTGCCAAATGTGCAACCGATGACAGCCATCATCATTATACTAACCCTAAATATGGGATTGATTGATGGCTTAATTGTAGCAAGTTTATCACTATTTTTATCAAACATTTTTCTGGGGTTAGGTCCATGGACGTTTGCACAATTAATTAGTTTTGCAACAATTGTTCTTTTGACAAGCTTAGTAATGAAACCTCTATACCTTAAGAAAACAAAGCCGTTATTTGTGCTCTTTGCTTTCTTTTCGGGGATTTTTTACGGTTTTATTATTTCATTATTTTCCTATAAAATATACGGCTTAACTAATTTTTGGATTTATTATGCGTATGGTCTGTGGTTTGATTTGGCTCATGGATTTGGTAATGCGGCATTTTACTTTATTTTAGAACCCATTCTCCGCCCTTTATTTAATCGATTCAAAGAAAAAAGTTGAGGCAGATTGAATCTGCCTCAACTTTTTTTATTCTGTAAAATTATCAAAATAGCCTTGAATATAAACGAAAGGTGTTCCTTTGTCTCCACTACCAGAAGTTAAATCGGATAGCGAACCTACTAAGTCAGTTAATTGACGTGGGGTTGTTCCTTGGGTTTCATTTGTACCTACTAAATCAGCATTTTTATTTTTGATAAAGTCAGAAATAGCAGAGTGCAAATCTTCCCCTTGAAGGTCAGAAAAATTATTATCTGCTAAATATTTCAGTTTTACTTCACTAGGCACACCGTCTAAACCGGGTGTATAAGCCGGTGAAACAACTGGGTCAGCTAGTTCCCAAATTTTCCCTACTGGGTCTTTAAAAGCACCATCTCCATAAACCATCACTTCGATTGTTTTACCAGTTGCTTCTTTAATCCCTTTTTGGATATTGTCTACAATCTGTTGAGAGTTACGGGGGAAAAGTTTCACACTGTTGTCAGTGGCTTTGTTAGAGCCTAACAAACCGTAAGTTTCATTAAAACCTGATCCATCAACAGATTCTGTTAAAATTTCATCGAGGCTGTATACTTTTTTCGCACCGTGAGCTTTTAGAATTTTCTTAGTTCTAAAGCGCGTATGAATATCACAATTCAAGACTGTTTTTGTATAGTCTAAAATAGATTTAGCATTATTAGAAAAGATTACTTCACATTCTACGCCGTACTCTTCAACAATAGATTTATAGTGCTCGATGTAATCGATTCCTGTAAAAGTATGCTTTTTATAGCCAAAGTGACTACGAAACTCTTGTTCAGATAAAACATCTGTCCATGGGTTAACGCCTTTATCATCCAATTCATCAATTTCTACTAAATGGTTACCAACCTCATCAGAAGGGTAGCTCAACATTAAAACAACTTTCTTAGCTCCTTTTGAGATTCCTCGTAAACATGTTGAAAAACGGTTACGACTTAAGATTGGGAAAACAACACCAATTGTATCGTCACCAAATTTAGATGCGATGTCAGTTGCAATCTGATCAACTGTTGCATAGTTTCCTTGCGCACGCGCAACGATTGACTCAGTAATAGAAATAATATCACGGTCTTCAATTGAATATTTTTCAACTTCGGCTGCGTTTAATACCGTATCAACCACAATTTTTACAATATCATTACCATCATGAATGATTGGTCCACGCAGACCTCGGACAACAGTTCCAACTACTCTTTCCACTTGCATCTCTCCTTAAAATAATCAGTTACACTTTATTTTACTACAAATAGAGACGTTAATGTTTGAATAATGTCATTTTTTTGAAAAAAATAAGAAAATCACTTTTGTAGTTAAAATAAAAATCAAGTATAATGACTAGAAACAACGCTGAGGTGATACAAATGCGAGACAACACAAATGGTTCGACCAACCTGTATGACATCCTATCCAATGATTTATTTGGCCATAGAAGCGATGCGCTTGATTATATCCAAAAATCAGTTAAACGGAATAAACTCCTCGTTGAGGCAATTCAAACAGGAAACAAGAAACTTTTAGATAAAGTGATGCAGATGCCAAAAATTGATAATCAAAATCGTTATTATTATGGGAATCCCATCATTAAAGACAACCCTTTACGAACCCAAAAAAACGACATGATTATTCGTAACACCATGTGCCGAATTGCTGGAGAAATGGGTGGGGTATCTGCGATTTACCTCCAACTTGTTTCAGAAAAATATGCACTTCAAATTGAACAAGCTACTTCTGCCAACTACTTAGAAGAGGTAATCAGCCCCCAGATGTTCTCGGAATATTGCGACTTAGTAGCTAACTATTCAATAGCTAATTATTCTTTTTTAATTAAAGAAATTGTCGATTATATTGGTAATCACCTACACAAAGAGTTAAATGTTACCAATTTGTCTCAGACCTTCCATGTAAATAGCTCCCATTTAGCTCGTAAATTTAAAAAAGATACGGGGCTCACTATTAGTGAATACGTCAATAAACTAAAGGTACAGGCAGCGAAATTACTATTTCAAGGTGGGTGTGTGACCGTTGGAGAAGTTTCCGAAAGATTAGGATATAATAGTACCTCTTATTTTAGTAAAATTTTCAAAAAAATAGTCGGAGAATCTCCCGCCGCTTATCAAAAAAAGCAAGACAATTAAGAAGGAAGTAAAGGCAATGAGCCTTTACTTCCTTCTTTTTATTCTATATGAAAAGAATACGTTGTTTCGGAGCGATAGGTTTCTCCAGGACGAAGCACAATAGAACCAAAGTGCGCTTGGTTAATAGCATCTGGGTAATCTTGTGTTTCCAGAGTAATCCCTGCGTAAGCCGGGATAGGGTTGTTAGCAATCTTGAGTGGACTTGCGCCATTATGCATAAAAATGACTACCACCGGTTCACTTGTTTTCATTGTAATTTTTCGCCCACTTTGAGGGTCGTAGAGACTGACATCCAGACGATTGGCGTCATGGTTTAAGACAAAGGGATGATCCAAACCAGAAACTTGTAGTGTTTGAGGGTGGGTGGATTCTGTTGCTTGTGACGTTAGGCGTGCGGTTCGAAAGTCAAAAGGCGGTCCAGCGACATCAGGGCGACGGCCAGTCGGAAT from Jeotgalibaca dankookensis harbors:
- a CDS encoding YjjG family noncanonical pyrimidine nucleotidase; this encodes MPYKTLLFDLDDTLFDFKAAEKYAISSLMKELAVTPTEENIQTYSQINQSFWNRFEKGLIKKDVLLKERFETFFQRHQLEVNGNEMDIKFRSYLEKSHFLIEDSTNLLDSLFPDYDLYAVTNGVSKTQYRRLSDSGLDHYFKDVFVSEDTGFQKPMLEYFNYVFKRIPNFKAHNTLIIGDSLTSDILGGQNAGIDSCWFNPHHLAKPAHIKPTYQITDLKELTTILN
- a CDS encoding S-ribosylhomocysteine lyase, encoding MARVESFELDHNAVQAPYVRIAGTEKNQESIIQKIDLRFLQPNQGALPTAAVHTLEHLLAINMRDHLPGIIDISPMGCRTGFYCIKWGESTPEEIAQALEKTLKQVMETEVVPAITAKECGNYRDHSLFSAKEYVREVLEKGISRDPFERVGI
- a CDS encoding VanZ family protein — its product is MKQRNIWISWAMVVIWMMLIFSFSSQVGSTSGALSGSVVGFIEDIWTRTLPNWPLNLDALHLFIRKAAHFIVYLILGFLTTRALYTSHIPYKKRIFLALLISFLYASSDEIHQSFVPNRGPSFWDVLLDTLGASVGLYCYEKLLKLQTPK
- a CDS encoding thioredoxin family protein, which produces MLDRQAQNIEEAQSFVETEHFAFIYVSRVDCGVCHAVLPQVKNLLEDYPQVKLLEVDADKVPSVAGAFSVLTVPALLMFVDGKEMLRKARFVVMSELEREVAQIVENY
- a CDS encoding DUF6718 family protein, with the translated sequence MMTNKYLLAKTFKKKGSVVISLENLADFLTYIPELEAEFKRNAEFLITSNQAKLPLDEAWPEYAPIQVETTKIAFKAAVKEKTQRNKK
- a CDS encoding histidine phosphatase family protein encodes the protein MQFLYFVRHRQTEFNKADYVQGGQVDSPLLESSKQDAKKTGVYLNQMGISRIITSPQARALDTAKLILEQFDSKVPLEKDARLKEFLFGDWEGKYIPDLKKEYPQAFYNLRNRPDLYDPSAFGGETYSQLIDRGTQTILSHVDSHPTDSLLFVAHSITLTSSILTLAGYQVNDLRSKTPMANTSVTRMKRIGNHFEIDSWNEIDHLNEGNFHH
- a CDS encoding DUF4430 domain-containing protein; its protein translation is MKKWLFLMSASATLVACGTEATETAESINQANDLIEVTINVAVDGETIEDGSITSNVEEDAVLFDVMEASFDVEDEDGFITAINGYEQDEDANKYWLFDLNGEMAPVGAQDLELSDGDVVDFNLEELE
- a CDS encoding ECF transporter S component; amino-acid sequence: MRKRFDAKHIALLAILTALAYVGRIVFQFLPNVQPMTAIIIILTLNMGLIDGLIVASLSLFLSNIFLGLGPWTFAQLISFATIVLLTSLVMKPLYLKKTKPLFVLFAFFSGIFYGFIISLFSYKIYGLTNFWIYYAYGLWFDLAHGFGNAAFYFILEPILRPLFNRFKEKS
- a CDS encoding coenzyme F420-0:L-glutamate ligase produces the protein MERVVGTVVRGLRGPIIHDGNDIVKIVVDTVLNAAEVEKYSIEDRDIISITESIVARAQGNYATVDQIATDIASKFGDDTIGVVFPILSRNRFSTCLRGISKGAKKVVLMLSYPSDEVGNHLVEIDELDDKGVNPWTDVLSEQEFRSHFGYKKHTFTGIDYIEHYKSIVEEYGVECEVIFSNNAKSILDYTKTVLNCDIHTRFRTKKILKAHGAKKVYSLDEILTESVDGSGFNETYGLLGSNKATDNSVKLFPRNSQQIVDNIQKGIKEATGKTIEVMVYGDGAFKDPVGKIWELADPVVSPAYTPGLDGVPSEVKLKYLADNNFSDLQGEDLHSAISDFIKNKNADLVGTNETQGTTPRQLTDLVGSLSDLTSGSGDKGTPFVYIQGYFDNFTE
- a CDS encoding AraC family transcriptional regulator, coding for MRDNTNGSTNLYDILSNDLFGHRSDALDYIQKSVKRNKLLVEAIQTGNKKLLDKVMQMPKIDNQNRYYYGNPIIKDNPLRTQKNDMIIRNTMCRIAGEMGGVSAIYLQLVSEKYALQIEQATSANYLEEVISPQMFSEYCDLVANYSIANYSFLIKEIVDYIGNHLHKELNVTNLSQTFHVNSSHLARKFKKDTGLTISEYVNKLKVQAAKLLFQGGCVTVGEVSERLGYNSTSYFSKIFKKIVGESPAAYQKKQDN